GCGGGCAACGCTGGCGGGTGATCACCGTGCTACAGACGGCCGCACCGGCGCGCTTTTTCTGAACAAACTGGATGCACTTTTACAAAATCCTGAGGAGTTACTATGACAAAAGAAGAGATAAAAGAGAAGATCATCGAGCAGATCTATGAGATCGCACCGGAGCATGAGGGGGAAGAGATACCCGAGAACGAGAATATACAGCGTTCGCTGGAGATAGACTCCTTCGATTTTCTGAATCTTCTGACCGCACTGAACGAGGAACTGGGTGTGGAAGTACCCGAATCCGATTATGGAGAAGTGGATACACTGGAACATATGGCGGACTATTTTGCCGCACATATGGGGCAGTGATGTTTGAAGCAACGGAGATGAAAAGATGAACAAGCTGCTTGCAGAAGAGATCTACTATGAGATGGTGCTCGGGCGTCTGTTCGAGCTGGCGGCAAAAGAGCACTATATGGCAGGTGACATCGCCGGTTTCCTGCACCTGGACATCGGACAGGAGGGGTTCAGTGTCGCTGCAATGAAAGCATTCGAAAAAGGGGATGTCTTCACTACCTATCGTGAACATGTCATGGCTATTGCACGGGGGATGGATCCCAAGGCGGTGATGGCGGAGCTTTTCGGCAAGGCGACTGGAGTGAGCCGGGGCCGGGGCGGCTCGATGCACCTTTTTGATCCGTCACATTTCTTCTATGGGGGTGATGCCATTGTGGGTGGACAGATCCCCAATGCTGTCGGATGTGCCTATGCGAGAAAGTATCAGGGACGTGATGATGGTGTGATGGTTATTTTCGGAGACGGCGCGACCAACGGTGGGGCCTTTTTCGAGTCCCTGAACATCGCCAGTACCCAGAAGCTTCCTCTGCTGTTCGTCTGTGAGAACAACGGGTATGCGATCGGAACGAAGATCACACGGGTGGCACCTTTTGAAAAACAGGCGAAAAAAGCGGAGCCCTATATGGTGACCATGGAGGTGGACGGGATGGATGCCATCGCTGTCTATGAAGCGGTCAGAGAGGCTCAGCATCTGATACAGAGCGGCCACGGTCCGGTCTTTCTTGAAGCCATGACCTGCCGCTACGAAGGTCATTCCATGAGTGATCCGGCAACCTACAGAAGCAAAGAGGAGCTGGCGATCTGTAAAGCGAAAGACCCCATAGAACGGATGGAAAAAGTATTGACAACAACATACGGCATGGGTACGGAGCAGCTGGAAGCCCTGAAAGCGCGGGCACAGCAGACAGTGGATGATGCCGTGGCCTTCGCTGACGCATCCGCGGAACCGGAGCTGAAAGAACTTTTTGAAGATATCTTTTGCAAAGGATGTGCCAATGTATAGCTTTGTTCAAAATTCTATACAAACAAGGGAAGAAGCCACACTAGTGTGGTGGGCCTGCTGCCGAAGCAAACCCAGTGTTAACGCAGCCAAAGGAAGTACTTCCTTTGGCGTTATATCCGAGGAGGTAAGTGCAAATGTTGTATCGTGAAGCATTGAACAGGGCGATAGATGAAGCGATGTCGGTCGACGAGACCGTGGTCGTTCTGGGTGAGGATGTCGGTCTGTACGGGGGAAGCTACCGTGTGACCGAGGGACTGGTCGCCAAGTACGGAGAGGAGCGTCTCATAGATACGCCGATCGCGGAACTCTCCATTGTGGGAAATGCCGTGGGGATGGCAATGGCCGGCTTGAGACCTGTGGCCGAGATCATGACCGCGAACTTCGCGCTGCTGGCCTTTGACCAGATTATTAACCATATGGCGAAGTACCGCTATATGAGTGCGGGGAAGATCACCCTGCCCATGGTGGTACGCTTCCCGCAGGGTGTCAGCCGTCAGCTGGCAGCACAGCACTCGGAAAGCTACGAACAGATGCTCTGTGCCGTTCCGGGTCTCATTGTGCTTGCAGCTGGCGATGTGAACTATGCCTACCATGCGCTCAAGTATGCCATTCTCAGTGATGATCCTGTCGTATTTATCGAGCATGAACTGCTTTACAACAAGAAAGGCGAAGTCGACCCTTCTGAATCTCTCGATCCGTTCAAGGCACGTGTTGTCAAAGAGGGGAAGGATGTGACCATTGTCTCTTATCTCAAGATGGTCGATGATGTCATGGAAGCGGTACCTGAAATAGAAAAGAAACTTGGCAAGAGCTGTGAGGTAATCGACCTCTGTTCCCTCAACCCTGTCGAC
The sequence above is drawn from the Sulfurovum riftiae genome and encodes:
- a CDS encoding acyl carrier protein; this translates as MTKEEIKEKIIEQIYEIAPEHEGEEIPENENIQRSLEIDSFDFLNLLTALNEELGVEVPESDYGEVDTLEHMADYFAAHMGQ
- a CDS encoding thiamine pyrophosphate-dependent dehydrogenase E1 component subunit alpha gives rise to the protein MNKLLAEEIYYEMVLGRLFELAAKEHYMAGDIAGFLHLDIGQEGFSVAAMKAFEKGDVFTTYREHVMAIARGMDPKAVMAELFGKATGVSRGRGGSMHLFDPSHFFYGGDAIVGGQIPNAVGCAYARKYQGRDDGVMVIFGDGATNGGAFFESLNIASTQKLPLLFVCENNGYAIGTKITRVAPFEKQAKKAEPYMVTMEVDGMDAIAVYEAVREAQHLIQSGHGPVFLEAMTCRYEGHSMSDPATYRSKEELAICKAKDPIERMEKVLTTTYGMGTEQLEALKARAQQTVDDAVAFADASAEPELKELFEDIFCKGCANV
- a CDS encoding alpha-ketoacid dehydrogenase subunit beta — encoded protein: MLYREALNRAIDEAMSVDETVVVLGEDVGLYGGSYRVTEGLVAKYGEERLIDTPIAELSIVGNAVGMAMAGLRPVAEIMTANFALLAFDQIINHMAKYRYMSAGKITLPMVVRFPQGVSRQLAAQHSESYEQMLCAVPGLIVLAAGDVNYAYHALKYAILSDDPVVFIEHELLYNKKGEVDPSESLDPFKARVVKEGKDVTIVSYLKMVDDVMEAVPEIEKKLGKSCEVIDLCSLNPVDFRTLEASLKKTGAIVIVEEDHKTGSYGAQIVSWAAEEMFYSLDAAPLRIAAEDVPVPYNRTLELASIPTPGTITERIVEWGEKNGL